A genomic segment from Gossypium hirsutum isolate 1008001.06 chromosome D04, Gossypium_hirsutum_v2.1, whole genome shotgun sequence encodes:
- the LOC107959700 gene encoding LOW QUALITY PROTEIN: heat stress transcription factor A-4b (The sequence of the model RefSeq protein was modified relative to this genomic sequence to represent the inferred CDS: inserted 1 base in 1 codon): MEGSQGSCNGPPPFLTKTYEMVDDPVTDSLVSWSETGYSFVVWNPPDFSRDLLPRYFKHNNFSSFVRQLNTYGFRKIDPDQWEFANEEFIRGQKHLLKNIYRRKPIHSHSLNRQGSSSVPLTEKEKKEFEQVIKMLSDDKNRLQLQLQGHXKENEEYRCQVRLLSERFRNMEDRQRRVMVSLARIIDKPHVLSQFHGKKRKLLNCNDFNDECNIQDLHSLASLNANMGLDLKQIEELESSIRCWETLFLEIGETIGEEVRDFGTSLRPSPVVVTEIQTSSGDYDMDGELYSPSSHHCSPYSTDINSSPELVAPAYHPIHTPSFHHVVNLNPKPPGIGLNSQHASPLETDQASKNQAEAVATGYTVPGSVNDGFWERFLTEVPDTSSYAQEIQSV, encoded by the exons ATGGAAGGATCGCAGGGAAGTTGTAATGGGCCGCCGCCTTTTCTTACAAAGACATACGAGATGGTGGATGATCCAGTGACTGATTCGTTGGTGTCTTGGAGTGAAACTGGTTATAGTTTCGTTGTATGGAACCCCCCAGATTTCTCAAGAGATTTGCTCCCTAGATATTTCAAGCACAATAACTTCTCAAGCTTTGTCCGTCAGCTCAACACCTAT GGGTTCAGAAAGATAGATCCTGATCAATGGGAGTTTGCAAACGAGGAGTTCATAAGAGGGCAGAAACATCTTTTAAAGAACATTTATCGACGCAAGCCAATCCATAGCCATTCCTTGAACCGGCAAGGAAGCTCTAGTGTGCCATTGACTGAGAAAGAGAAGAAGGAATTTGAGCAAGTGATCAAGATGTTGAGTGACGATAAGAACCGGCTTCAGTTACAGTTGCAGGGTC CAAAAGAGAACGAGGAATATCGGTGTCAAGTAAGGCTGTTATCGGAGCGTTTTCGGAACATGGAAGATCGACAACGACGAGTGATGGTCTCATTGGCTAGGATTATAGACAAACCCCATGTTCTGTCCCAATTTCATGGCAAAAAGAGAAAGTTATTGAACTGTAACGACTTCAATGATGAATGCAACATACAAGATCTTCACAGTTTGGCTTCTCTGAATGCAAACATGGGATTGGACTTGAAACAGATTGAAGAATTGGAATCATCTATAAGATGTTGGGAAACATTGTTTCTCGAAATCGGAGAAACTATAGGTGAAGAAGTGCGCGATTTCGGGACATCCTTACGGCCTTCTCCGGTTGTTGTTACCGAAATACAGACATCTTCAGGGGACTATGACATGGATGGTGAACTTTACTCACCTTCATCACACCATTGCTCCCCTTATTCAACCGATATTAACTCATCACCTGAGCTGGTTGCCCCTGCTTATCATCCTATCCATACACCATCATTTCACCATGTCGTAAATCTCAACCCAAAGCCTCCTGGAATTGGCCTAAACTCCCAACATGCTAGTCCACTGGAGACCGATCAGGCCTCAAAGAACCAGGCAGAAGCAGTGGCGACCGGTTATACCGTGCCAGGTAGTGTAAACGATGGCTTCTGGGAAAGGTTTCTAACCGAAGTTCCGGATACATCATCGTATGCACAAGAGATCCAGTCAGTTTAG